The Marinilongibacter aquaticus genome has a window encoding:
- a CDS encoding DsbA family oxidoreductase, whose amino-acid sequence MKEKQKITIDVVSDVACPWCFVGKKNLEKAISANTDTDFQVNWHPFQLDPTLPESGQDRDEYMANKFGSVERFEMMTENLVEKGNGAGIQFDFGAMKTIPNTLKMHKLLHEASKAGFATELKEALFEAYFEKGLDMSNPETLVEIMTQFGWEKAQTESVLDNQEITYWVSQEMRNYQNMGVRAVPFFIINNKYGLSGAQPAEVFAQAFSQIEEESLQQKGEACDINDPNC is encoded by the coding sequence ATGAAAGAAAAGCAAAAAATTACAATAGATGTGGTTTCCGATGTAGCTTGCCCTTGGTGCTTCGTGGGGAAAAAGAACCTCGAGAAAGCTATCTCAGCCAATACAGACACCGATTTCCAGGTGAACTGGCACCCTTTTCAGTTGGATCCCACTTTGCCCGAATCTGGGCAAGACCGCGACGAATACATGGCCAATAAGTTTGGCAGTGTAGAACGTTTCGAAATGATGACCGAAAACTTGGTGGAAAAAGGAAATGGAGCGGGCATTCAGTTCGATTTCGGAGCAATGAAAACCATTCCGAATACGCTGAAAATGCACAAACTTTTACACGAAGCCAGCAAAGCAGGCTTTGCCACCGAACTCAAAGAAGCCCTTTTCGAAGCGTATTTTGAAAAAGGCTTGGATATGAGCAACCCTGAAACTTTGGTTGAAATTATGACCCAGTTCGGCTGGGAAAAAGCACAAACTGAAAGTGTGCTCGACAACCAAGAAATCACGTATTGGGTGAGCCAAGAAATGCGTAATTACCAAAACATGGGCGTAAGAGCCGTGCCTTTCTTTATCATCAACAACAAATACGGGCTTAGCGGAGCCCAACCCGCAGAAGTTTTCGCCCAAGCTTTCTCGCAAATTGAAGAAGAGAGTCTGCAACAAAAAGGCGAAGCTTGCGATATTAATGACCCCAATTGTTAG
- a CDS encoding carboxypeptidase-like regulatory domain-containing protein, producing MLNKLSAFILFLCLSHLAMAQKEWSVFGHVQKYKNGQPVEGVTVTNLRSGRVVVTNDEGDFYTRAAVGDSLKIDALGFATEKFYWTKALGDFITNLKESAISLDEIIVKDKRSQTLEKEIKAFLDNPENGATMKLGIKRNIVRPTAAGGLGGGAGISIDALYELWSKEGKNRRKVADLEYQDLKKFYTELRFNKNKVANITGLKDPELNQFMKFCKLSDDFILEATDYDLTYTILRKLKEFRSKTAFPSLN from the coding sequence TTGTTAAATAAACTCTCGGCTTTCATTTTATTCTTGTGTTTGAGCCACTTGGCTATGGCACAAAAGGAGTGGTCTGTATTTGGCCATGTGCAGAAATACAAGAATGGGCAGCCTGTGGAAGGGGTTACTGTCACCAACTTGCGGTCGGGCCGCGTGGTGGTAACAAACGACGAAGGCGATTTTTATACCCGTGCGGCTGTAGGCGATTCCCTAAAAATTGATGCCCTGGGCTTTGCCACCGAAAAGTTTTATTGGACAAAGGCCTTGGGGGATTTCATTACGAATTTGAAAGAATCGGCGATTTCTCTGGATGAGATCATTGTAAAAGACAAGCGAAGCCAAACGCTGGAGAAAGAGATAAAGGCGTTTTTGGATAATCCAGAGAATGGGGCCACCATGAAATTGGGAATCAAACGGAATATCGTTCGGCCAACGGCCGCCGGTGGTTTGGGCGGTGGAGCCGGCATTTCGATCGATGCTTTGTACGAACTTTGGAGCAAAGAGGGCAAGAATCGCCGAAAGGTCGCGGATTTGGAATATCAGGATCTGAAAAAATTCTATACAGAATTGCGTTTCAATAAAAATAAAGTGGCCAATATCACGGGTCTGAAAGACCCTGAATTGAACCAGTTTATGAAATTCTGTAAACTGAGCGACGACTTTATTCTCGAAGCCACTGATTACGACCTTACGTATACGATCTTGCGGAAGCTCAAAGAGTTTCGAAGCAAAACGGCTTTTCCAAGCTTGAATTGA
- a CDS encoding M14 family zinc carboxypeptidase, producing MNQEQLFAWHAAFREERLTHRRIKHAEIETIISDLNLEKECIGHSFEKRPIYKVKVGQGPIQVLLWSQMHGDEATATLAMFDLFRFFEQNQTALQSILEKLTLHFVPMLNPDGAERFTRRTAQQIDMNRDALALACPESRLLKLLQETLKPDFSFNLHDHDIRYAAGHGPNQTAIAFLATAFNQALEWNANRTQAMQVICMLNDFLVPIIPNRVGRWFEDFEPRAFGDNIQKWGSSLILIESGGNGSDREKEELRKLNFCLLLKAFEHIAENDFTERKKEEYERIPINHKCLFDLKIRDVEFAGNPVDIGINLYEANSPDGKAFTLESVVEEIGDLSTFYGIEEFDGTGLKVEPLNNFLEILTSDLWEDLSVYKLEFEKKANFALVKDKDLKYLVWNGQIIDAKNIVK from the coding sequence TTGAATCAAGAACAGCTTTTTGCATGGCATGCCGCTTTTCGTGAGGAAAGGTTGACGCACAGAAGGATTAAGCACGCCGAAATTGAAACCATCATTTCGGACTTAAACCTTGAAAAGGAATGCATTGGGCACTCTTTCGAGAAGAGGCCAATATACAAAGTGAAAGTAGGACAAGGGCCTATTCAGGTGTTGCTTTGGTCGCAAATGCATGGCGATGAAGCCACGGCAACTTTGGCGATGTTTGATCTTTTTCGCTTTTTCGAACAAAACCAAACGGCTCTTCAAAGTATTTTGGAAAAGCTTACTTTGCATTTTGTGCCCATGCTGAATCCCGATGGAGCGGAGCGTTTTACCCGACGCACGGCTCAGCAAATCGATATGAATCGCGATGCACTTGCACTGGCTTGTCCCGAAAGTCGCTTGCTCAAGCTGCTTCAGGAAACATTGAAGCCCGATTTTTCATTCAATTTACACGATCACGACATCCGTTATGCGGCTGGCCATGGGCCCAATCAAACGGCAATTGCTTTTCTGGCTACGGCTTTTAATCAGGCATTGGAATGGAACGCAAACCGTACGCAGGCCATGCAGGTGATTTGTATGCTCAACGATTTTCTTGTGCCCATTATCCCGAATCGTGTGGGCCGTTGGTTTGAAGATTTCGAACCCAGGGCTTTTGGCGATAACATCCAAAAATGGGGAAGCAGTTTGATTTTGATTGAATCGGGTGGAAATGGATCGGATCGCGAAAAAGAGGAATTGCGTAAACTGAACTTTTGCCTCTTGCTCAAGGCATTTGAGCATATCGCCGAAAACGATTTTACCGAGAGGAAGAAAGAAGAATATGAGAGGATTCCTATAAACCACAAATGCTTGTTCGATCTCAAAATTCGAGATGTGGAGTTTGCCGGGAATCCTGTGGATATTGGCATAAACCTTTATGAAGCGAATTCGCCAGATGGCAAGGCGTTTACACTCGAAAGTGTGGTGGAAGAAATTGGCGATTTGTCGACCTTTTACGGAATCGAAGAATTTGACGGTACCGGCCTGAAAGTGGAGCCCTTGAACAACTTTTTGGAAATTTTAACTTCTGATTTGTGGGAAGACTTGTCGGTTTATAAACTTGAATTTGAGAAAAAGGCTAATTTCGCATTGGTAAAAGACAAGGATTTGAAATACCTTGTATGGAATGGACAAATAATTGACGCCAAAAACATTGTTAAATAA
- a CDS encoding D-alanyl-D-alanine carboxypeptidase — protein MKVDNHLSGYLFFEPSSGDTLLAHNANTYFTPASTTKIFTLFCSLQTIGDSIPALVYRENLDRIWFWGTGDPSLLRSDFPQSQKTIDFLKSKTHKELVFSSANFTHKTYGQGWMWDDFNDDYQTEISSFPLYGNLLHYTNGDVLPAIFADSLNFSPETGRTIHRSRWQNTFAVPQAAKTQNLPFICSPETQMAILGQVLNKKITQSQVTLADERQVIYSTPRDSVLQHMMYVSDNMLAEQLMLVNAGILTDTLDVQLGIAKILAGPLKDLPQKPRWVDGSGLSRYNLISPADLVYVLQKIEASEGQEKLNTYFASNGLQGTLKSFAADEKPFILGKSGSMSGVYNLAGFLKTDSGKTLIFAVMNNNFTQSVQAVRKDVERFLIEVKKQY, from the coding sequence ATGAAAGTGGACAACCATCTTTCGGGATATTTATTCTTTGAACCATCGAGCGGCGACACTCTGCTGGCACACAATGCCAACACATATTTCACGCCCGCCAGCACCACCAAAATCTTCACTTTATTCTGTAGCTTACAAACCATCGGTGATTCCATTCCGGCATTGGTCTATCGCGAAAACCTCGATCGAATTTGGTTTTGGGGCACAGGAGACCCAAGCTTGCTCCGCTCAGATTTTCCGCAAAGTCAGAAAACAATCGATTTCTTAAAAAGTAAAACACACAAAGAACTTGTATTCTCTTCGGCAAATTTCACCCACAAAACCTATGGACAAGGCTGGATGTGGGATGATTTCAACGACGACTATCAAACCGAGATTTCCTCCTTCCCGCTGTATGGCAACCTTTTACACTATACAAACGGAGACGTGCTCCCAGCCATTTTTGCCGATAGCCTCAATTTTTCACCCGAAACAGGCCGTACGATTCATAGAAGTCGTTGGCAAAATACCTTTGCCGTACCACAAGCCGCAAAAACACAAAACCTGCCTTTTATCTGCTCTCCCGAAACCCAAATGGCCATCTTGGGCCAAGTGTTGAACAAGAAAATAACACAAAGCCAAGTAACCCTAGCTGACGAAAGGCAGGTAATATACAGCACACCACGCGACAGTGTGCTGCAGCACATGATGTACGTCAGCGACAACATGCTGGCCGAACAATTGATGCTAGTCAATGCGGGAATTTTGACCGACACTTTGGATGTGCAATTGGGCATTGCAAAAATATTGGCCGGCCCATTGAAAGACTTGCCTCAAAAGCCCCGCTGGGTTGACGGCTCTGGGCTGTCGCGGTACAATTTGATCTCTCCTGCCGACTTGGTGTATGTATTGCAGAAAATTGAAGCAAGCGAAGGCCAAGAAAAACTGAACACCTATTTTGCGAGCAATGGACTTCAAGGCACACTGAAAAGTTTTGCAGCAGACGAAAAACCATTCATTCTCGGTAAATCGGGCTCTATGAGTGGGGTTTATAATTTGGCGGGATTCTTGAAAACAGATTCGGGGAAAACGCTCATTTTTGCTGTGATGAACAACAACTTCACACAGTCTGTTCAGGCTGTTCGGAAAGACGTAGAACGCTTTCTAATCGAAGTGAAGAAACAGTATTGA
- a CDS encoding pyridoxal phosphate-dependent aminotransferase — protein sequence MSAVQQVADRIQALEPSATLAMSQKSRELREQGFDIINLSIGEPDFKTPKHICEEAKKAIDAGFHSYTPVPGIPELRKAIADKFKRENNIDWKPENIIVSTGAKHSLANALQVMVNPGDEVIIFAPYWVSYSEMVKLAEGKPVILEGSFENGFKVTAEQLENAITDKTKVVMFSSPSNPTGAVFSKAELTEIAKVIEKHENIFVLADEIYEYINFMEEGHFSIGSIPAIKDRVITVNGMAKGFAMTGWRIGYIGAAEWIVKGINKLQGQVTSGTNHIAQRASVVAWDDMTAAETMKRAYLVRRELVVKGLRDIPGFKVNVPDGAFYAFPEISSFFGKSDGETAINNSDDFSMFLLLKAHVATVAGSGFGAPNCIRISTAASDEALEEAIARIKAAVATLK from the coding sequence ATGTCTGCAGTACAGCAAGTAGCTGACCGAATTCAAGCTTTAGAGCCATCGGCCACTTTGGCTATGTCTCAGAAATCACGCGAGTTGCGTGAGCAAGGCTTTGACATTATCAATCTTTCGATTGGCGAACCTGATTTTAAAACACCGAAACACATTTGCGAAGAAGCCAAAAAGGCGATCGACGCAGGGTTTCACTCGTATACGCCAGTTCCGGGTATTCCAGAATTGCGAAAGGCCATTGCAGACAAATTCAAGCGTGAGAACAATATCGACTGGAAACCTGAGAACATAATCGTATCTACAGGTGCCAAACATTCATTGGCCAATGCCCTTCAGGTAATGGTAAACCCTGGCGACGAAGTGATCATTTTCGCTCCGTATTGGGTAAGCTATTCTGAAATGGTAAAATTGGCCGAAGGCAAGCCTGTCATTTTGGAAGGCTCTTTCGAGAATGGCTTCAAAGTAACGGCCGAGCAATTGGAAAACGCCATTACAGACAAAACCAAAGTCGTGATGTTCTCTTCGCCTTCAAATCCAACAGGTGCGGTTTTCAGCAAAGCCGAGCTAACGGAAATCGCCAAGGTGATCGAAAAACACGAAAACATTTTTGTGTTGGCCGATGAAATCTATGAGTACATCAACTTCATGGAAGAAGGTCATTTCTCAATCGGTTCGATTCCAGCAATCAAAGACCGTGTAATCACCGTAAACGGCATGGCCAAAGGTTTTGCCATGACAGGCTGGAGAATCGGCTATATCGGAGCTGCCGAGTGGATTGTAAAAGGAATAAACAAATTGCAAGGCCAGGTGACTTCGGGCACCAACCACATTGCACAAAGAGCTTCTGTGGTAGCTTGGGACGACATGACAGCCGCCGAAACAATGAAAAGAGCCTATCTCGTGCGTCGCGAACTGGTGGTGAAAGGCCTACGTGACATCCCTGGATTTAAGGTAAATGTACCCGACGGTGCATTTTATGCTTTCCCAGAAATCAGCTCATTCTTTGGTAAATCTGACGGAGAAACCGCAATAAACAACAGCGACGACTTCAGCATGTTCTTGTTGCTGAAAGCCCATGTGGCCACCGTAGCCGGTTCGGGTTTCGGAGCACCAAACTGTATTCGTATTTCAACTGCGGCTTCTGACGAAGCCCTTGAAGAGGCAATCGCCCGTATCAAAGCGGCCGTGGCCACTTTGAAATAA